A window from Cryobacterium sp. PAMC25264 encodes these proteins:
- a CDS encoding tyrosine-type recombinase/integrase, with protein sequence MPSKDRLNDTFLADSATYAHLRVLDPGLPDHVWEVIVRYRPLLSTLQWNAVREFTIITAVRMQPRTFETVRRLMTMSARFNVWVWAATGTELTIERVYTHNNVYLFLQERLAKHSEIHRWGVVRQLGAITDALGTASIKRLPSPKRNPRRRPFTLAEVAALHSWAASLTTNFKRQNALAILGLAGGAGLRSDEVIETRIRDIEIIEGRVFVHVPGIRARTVPVRTPWNRTLLRSLDGRTETDEFVFRGWRLDEYRPRAIQTFLTEHPSRIRATVSRLRASWVITQIDNGLPLPVLMKIAGFTATASLDKHLVHAQPLDLGLYTGLIIGEEISR encoded by the coding sequence ATGCCCTCAAAAGACCGACTCAACGACACTTTCCTCGCCGACTCCGCGACGTACGCCCACCTTCGGGTCTTAGACCCGGGCCTTCCCGATCACGTCTGGGAAGTCATCGTCAGGTATCGACCATTGCTCTCCACTCTGCAGTGGAACGCCGTGCGCGAGTTCACGATCATTACCGCTGTACGGATGCAGCCACGCACCTTCGAGACTGTCCGGCGCCTCATGACCATGTCGGCCCGCTTCAATGTGTGGGTGTGGGCGGCCACCGGCACCGAACTGACAATCGAGCGCGTCTACACCCACAACAACGTCTATCTCTTTCTGCAGGAGCGTCTGGCGAAGCACTCAGAGATACACCGGTGGGGTGTCGTTCGTCAGCTGGGCGCCATCACGGATGCACTCGGCACCGCAAGTATCAAACGCTTACCGTCGCCGAAGCGCAATCCCCGACGGCGCCCCTTCACACTCGCCGAGGTCGCGGCTTTGCACAGCTGGGCGGCTAGCCTCACAACCAACTTCAAACGGCAGAATGCACTGGCAATTCTCGGCCTCGCCGGCGGCGCTGGCCTACGCTCCGATGAGGTCATCGAGACGCGTATCCGCGACATTGAAATCATCGAGGGACGAGTCTTCGTTCACGTTCCCGGCATCCGAGCGCGGACTGTGCCAGTCCGGACACCGTGGAACCGTACCCTTCTGCGCAGCCTCGATGGGCGCACCGAAACCGACGAGTTCGTGTTCAGGGGCTGGCGCCTCGATGAATATCGACCGCGGGCCATCCAAACCTTTCTGACCGAGCACCCAAGTCGGATTCGAGCTACCGTCTCAAGGCTCCGTGCTTCCTGGGTAATCACTCAAATCGACAACGGGCTACCGCTGCCGGTTCTCATGAAGATCGCCGGTTTCACCGCAACGGCAAGCCTCGACAAGCACCTCGTACACGCACAACCACTCGACCTGGGCCTCTACACCGGTCTCATCATCGGCGAGGAAATTTCCCGATGA